A region from the Sutcliffiella horikoshii genome encodes:
- a CDS encoding PepSY domain-containing protein: MKWKALLIGAGIGAAAAYLFTEASKQQAIKPEKALKIAKAAFKKRGPVDGSWIQMVPETIIRNDMSYSIYRGGISRRIDDVLEQYEFIVDKNTGVILDVNQLK; this comes from the coding sequence ATGAAATGGAAAGCACTTCTAATCGGTGCTGGAATTGGTGCAGCAGCCGCATATCTATTTACTGAAGCATCAAAGCAGCAAGCCATAAAACCTGAAAAAGCTTTAAAAATTGCCAAGGCAGCTTTTAAAAAGCGCGGCCCTGTTGATGGCTCCTGGATCCAGATGGTGCCTGAAACGATTATACGAAATGATATGTCCTACTCCATCTACAGAGGCGGAATTTCCCGTAGAATAGACGACGTATTGGAGCAGTATGAATTTATCGTCGACAAGAATACGGGCGTCATATTGGATGTTAATCAATTAAAATGA
- a CDS encoding S8 family peptidase, producing MSRKNKRNFARVFSIIMCLLLIAPSFIPGTASAQGTKASVSLGESKEVMASKITDRLSTQFSKDGEKVTFLIKFKEQVDTQAVAAKAVEAAKAQKASAGQEKLMKRNAVVSELRATSIETQANVKEYLEKAVADGKAKDIQSFYVVNGMAVTATKEVMEELARFPEIEKLLPNEVRQLDPAAEAAATTEIEVEEKPAAGLENIEWGVAQIGAPQAWEMGVDGQGTVVASIDTGVQWDHPALMEKYRGYNGGSANHEYNWFDATPANQSTPYDDDGHGTHVTGTMVGAEPNGSNQVGVAPGAKWIGVKAFTPSGGTDVALLAAGEWILAPKDASGTPNPAMAPDVVNNSWGGGPGLDEWYRPMVQAWVAADIFPAFAAGNTRIGNPGGPGSVSTPGNYPESFATGATDVNMNLASFSLQGPSPYDEIKPEVSAPGVGVRSSFPGNEYGAASGTSMASPHVAGVVALLKQVNSNLTVADIEEILMTTATERTDSNFPDSPNNGYGHGIINAFDAVSSIISGLGKIKGQVAKDGEDSEAPTFEHTAPAETYAGMNLPLSIHVQDNVSISSVTLQYQNTAGEWVDLAAERASGSYNDATYTASIPGDDIDEPSVSYRWHIVDFGGNEVTSDTYEVSVQPGITLGYSTDFESDPVGWYSFGANDVWEWGVPTSGPESANSGEKVFATNLADNYGNSANMTLVMPPVDLPADSPAYLQFMNWHNLETRYDFGHVFVSTDQENWTQLLRFDGATTEWQAREVDLSEYAGQRIYIGFNVTTDGSVVRPGWYIDDVALSAESNATESASTQLEVTKEEKVEVKEEQVNPDKIHPVATPEKEEAVKDEVNPAALPLHAQVTVLETNRSVNTNPANGYYELLHAAGTFTVEAAAYGYHPAQQTVEIAPDGEATANFVLDEIAKGTVTGTVTNSATGEPVANATLMLVEDAAIAPVTTDENGNFSITAYEGDYTLRVMAPSYYSENVEISIEGDATTELDIELRPFIGYPGEISYDDGTAENARAFYDAGNGWAVKMSLPEGQNSALVTGGLFRFWDTTWPTPGGTDFKVEVWDASGTDGAPGSKLAGPFDGTALRTGEWTTVDLAEHGIIVDQDFYMVYIQSQPNPNAPGLGTDEDGPNAGRSWQYVGGAWSPAPEEEGNYMIRALVNFEVTAPTITSPADGTYTNESTVTVEGNASPTTTVHVMNNGEEVATATASEEGTFAVDIELANGENVLTAKSSTETGETEESAPVTVVLDQDKPELAITSPEDGSKTNRETVTVTGTVADENLDFVKVNGKKASVEDGTYSLRVMLENGENNIRVVAQDLAGNRKRQDVTVYANYDAPEITNLKPEEDKHLSAGESVKIEFNSEEGLRATFSIRMPLTNASMMMQGNDVNNTVSNAVELPLMEQSPGYYVGYWTATSSVVASGAEIEVKVSDDFGNVTRAIADGKLFINDGNDGSKKGKKKKN from the coding sequence ATGAGTAGGAAGAACAAACGTAATTTTGCTAGAGTATTCAGTATCATTATGTGTTTATTACTGATCGCCCCAAGCTTTATCCCTGGTACAGCTTCTGCACAAGGGACCAAAGCTTCCGTCTCTTTGGGTGAATCTAAAGAAGTGATGGCAAGTAAAATAACGGATCGCTTATCGACCCAGTTTTCCAAAGATGGGGAAAAGGTTACCTTCCTTATCAAATTTAAAGAACAGGTAGATACGCAGGCAGTAGCTGCTAAAGCTGTGGAAGCAGCAAAGGCACAAAAAGCTTCTGCTGGACAAGAAAAACTGATGAAACGTAATGCTGTTGTCTCTGAGTTAAGAGCAACATCAATCGAAACCCAAGCAAATGTAAAAGAGTATCTTGAAAAAGCGGTAGCAGATGGAAAAGCAAAGGACATCCAATCCTTCTATGTAGTAAACGGTATGGCCGTTACTGCTACGAAAGAAGTAATGGAAGAGCTTGCTAGATTCCCAGAAATCGAAAAGCTTCTACCAAACGAAGTACGTCAGTTAGACCCAGCGGCAGAAGCAGCTGCTACAACTGAAATTGAAGTAGAAGAAAAGCCTGCTGCAGGCCTTGAGAACATTGAGTGGGGCGTTGCCCAAATCGGTGCTCCTCAAGCATGGGAAATGGGTGTTGACGGTCAAGGCACTGTAGTTGCAAGCATTGATACTGGTGTTCAGTGGGATCACCCGGCATTAATGGAAAAATATCGCGGCTACAATGGCGGTAGTGCAAACCATGAGTACAACTGGTTTGATGCTACTCCTGCAAACCAATCCACTCCTTACGATGATGACGGTCACGGTACGCACGTAACAGGTACGATGGTCGGTGCTGAGCCGAACGGATCCAACCAAGTTGGTGTTGCTCCTGGAGCAAAATGGATCGGCGTTAAAGCATTTACTCCATCCGGTGGTACGGACGTTGCCCTTCTTGCAGCTGGTGAATGGATTCTAGCTCCTAAAGATGCTAGCGGAACTCCAAACCCTGCAATGGCTCCGGACGTTGTTAACAACTCTTGGGGCGGCGGACCTGGTTTAGATGAGTGGTACCGTCCAATGGTTCAAGCATGGGTTGCAGCTGATATCTTCCCTGCATTCGCAGCTGGAAATACGCGTATCGGAAACCCTGGTGGTCCTGGATCTGTTTCCACACCTGGTAACTATCCAGAATCTTTTGCAACTGGTGCAACGGATGTAAACATGAACCTTGCTAGCTTCTCTTTACAAGGTCCATCTCCTTACGATGAAATCAAGCCTGAAGTATCCGCACCTGGAGTTGGAGTTCGTTCTTCCTTCCCTGGAAACGAGTATGGCGCTGCTAGTGGAACTTCCATGGCAAGCCCGCACGTAGCTGGTGTGGTTGCATTACTAAAGCAAGTTAACTCTAACTTGACTGTGGCAGACATTGAGGAAATCTTAATGACTACTGCAACGGAAAGAACAGATTCCAACTTCCCTGACTCTCCAAACAACGGATATGGCCATGGTATCATCAATGCATTTGATGCTGTATCTTCCATCATTTCCGGTCTTGGAAAAATCAAAGGGCAAGTTGCAAAGGATGGAGAAGATAGCGAAGCTCCAACTTTTGAACATACAGCACCTGCTGAAACTTATGCTGGCATGAATTTGCCTCTAAGCATTCACGTTCAGGATAATGTAAGTATTTCTTCTGTAACACTGCAATATCAAAACACTGCTGGTGAGTGGGTTGACCTTGCTGCAGAGCGTGCATCTGGCTCTTACAATGACGCTACTTACACAGCATCCATTCCTGGTGATGACATTGATGAACCTTCCGTATCTTATCGTTGGCACATTGTTGACTTCGGTGGCAATGAAGTAACATCTGATACGTACGAAGTAAGTGTTCAACCAGGTATTACACTAGGGTATTCTACTGATTTTGAATCAGATCCTGTAGGTTGGTATTCTTTCGGAGCTAATGACGTTTGGGAATGGGGTGTACCAACAAGTGGCCCTGAATCCGCAAACTCAGGCGAAAAAGTATTTGCTACAAATCTTGCGGATAACTATGGTAATAGCGCAAACATGACACTAGTAATGCCTCCTGTTGATCTTCCTGCTGACAGCCCGGCTTACTTGCAGTTCATGAATTGGCATAACCTTGAAACTCGATATGATTTTGGTCATGTGTTTGTATCCACAGACCAAGAAAACTGGACTCAGTTATTGCGCTTTGACGGTGCAACTACAGAATGGCAAGCACGCGAAGTCGACCTTTCTGAATATGCTGGACAGCGAATTTATATCGGCTTCAATGTAACAACTGACGGAAGTGTTGTACGACCTGGCTGGTACATTGACGATGTAGCATTATCTGCAGAATCTAATGCAACAGAGTCTGCTTCCACTCAGCTTGAAGTAACGAAAGAAGAGAAAGTTGAAGTAAAAGAGGAGCAAGTAAATCCTGATAAAATTCATCCGGTTGCTACTCCTGAAAAAGAAGAAGCTGTGAAAGATGAGGTTAACCCGGCGGCACTTCCATTACATGCTCAAGTGACTGTATTGGAAACAAACCGTTCTGTTAACACAAATCCCGCGAACGGCTATTACGAGCTTTTACATGCTGCAGGCACATTCACTGTAGAAGCTGCAGCTTATGGATATCATCCAGCTCAACAAACAGTTGAAATCGCTCCTGACGGTGAGGCTACTGCAAACTTCGTCTTAGACGAAATTGCAAAAGGAACCGTTACTGGTACGGTAACAAACAGCGCTACAGGTGAACCTGTTGCCAACGCAACCTTGATGCTTGTTGAAGATGCAGCTATTGCACCTGTAACAACTGATGAGAACGGAAACTTCTCTATTACTGCTTATGAAGGCGACTACACGCTACGTGTTATGGCTCCTTCTTATTACAGTGAAAATGTGGAGATTTCCATTGAAGGAGACGCTACAACAGAACTTGACATCGAATTACGCCCATTCATCGGATATCCTGGTGAAATCAGCTATGACGATGGCACTGCTGAAAATGCCCGTGCTTTCTACGATGCCGGAAACGGTTGGGCAGTAAAAATGTCCCTACCTGAAGGTCAAAACAGTGCACTTGTCACTGGTGGATTATTCCGATTCTGGGATACTACATGGCCAACTCCTGGTGGTACAGACTTTAAAGTAGAGGTTTGGGATGCATCTGGTACTGATGGAGCTCCTGGATCCAAGCTTGCTGGACCATTTGATGGAACAGCACTTCGTACAGGCGAATGGACGACAGTTGACTTAGCTGAGCATGGAATCATTGTAGATCAAGACTTCTACATGGTTTACATCCAGTCTCAACCAAATCCGAATGCTCCTGGACTTGGAACTGATGAAGATGGACCAAACGCTGGCCGCAGCTGGCAATATGTAGGTGGTGCATGGTCTCCTGCCCCTGAGGAAGAAGGGAACTACATGATCCGTGCATTGGTTAACTTTGAAGTAACAGCACCTACCATTACTTCTCCTGCTGATGGAACTTACACAAATGAATCGACTGTAACGGTGGAAGGTAACGCATCCCCGACAACAACGGTTCATGTAATGAACAACGGCGAAGAAGTTGCAACAGCTACAGCTTCTGAAGAAGGAACGTTTGCAGTGGATATTGAGCTTGCTAACGGAGAAAACGTGTTAACAGCTAAATCTTCCACTGAAACAGGCGAGACAGAAGAATCTGCACCTGTAACAGTTGTTCTTGATCAGGACAAACCTGAGCTTGCCATTACTAGCCCTGAAGATGGTTCCAAAACGAACCGTGAAACAGTTACTGTAACAGGAACTGTAGCAGATGAAAATCTTGATTTTGTAAAAGTCAACGGAAAGAAAGCTTCTGTTGAAGATGGCACATACTCTCTAAGAGTAATGCTTGAAAATGGAGAAAATAACATTCGTGTTGTTGCTCAGGACTTAGCCGGCAACCGTAAACGACAAGATGTAACGGTTTATGCTAACTACGATGCGCCTGAAATCACCAACCTGAAGCCAGAAGAAGATAAGCACTTAAGCGCCGGTGAATCTGTGAAGATTGAATTCAACAGTGAAGAAGGCCTTCGTGCTACATTCTCTATCCGTATGCCATTAACAAATGCTTCCATGATGATGCAAGGAAACGATGTAAACAACACAGTAAGCAATGCAGTTGAACTTCCATTGATGGAACAATCTCCTGGCTATTATGTAGGATATTGGACTGCTACTTCTAGCGTCGTGGCAAGTGGAGCAGAAATCGAGGTTAAAGTATCTGATGACTTCGGTAATGTGACTCGTGCAATTGCAGACGGTAAGCTGTTCATCAATGATGGAAATGATGGTAGTAAAAAAGGTAAAAAGAAAAAGAACTAA
- a CDS encoding DUF84 family protein has product MKVIVGSSNPAKYKAVQQELINLGFEDWETVALEVDSGVSNQPLSDEETVNGALQRARNALENSVDADFAIGLEGGVVLGSTPSSEVMVCNWGALVSKDGREYIAGGARIPLPDAFKEELLAGKELGDLMDEYCKRKDIRKHEGALGIFTDGAVSRMEMFQHVSKLLMGQWRFNEKKQA; this is encoded by the coding sequence ATGAAAGTAATAGTGGGATCAAGTAACCCTGCTAAATATAAGGCGGTTCAACAGGAACTGATTAATCTTGGATTTGAGGACTGGGAGACCGTTGCTTTGGAGGTAGATTCAGGGGTAAGTAATCAGCCGCTGTCAGATGAAGAAACTGTCAATGGTGCATTGCAACGAGCGAGAAATGCACTAGAAAATAGTGTGGATGCAGACTTTGCCATCGGACTTGAAGGTGGCGTTGTTCTTGGTTCCACACCATCCTCAGAAGTAATGGTCTGTAATTGGGGAGCGCTTGTGTCTAAAGACGGCAGGGAGTACATAGCTGGTGGTGCTAGAATACCTTTACCTGATGCCTTCAAAGAGGAGCTCCTAGCAGGAAAAGAGCTTGGTGACTTAATGGATGAGTACTGTAAGCGGAAAGACATCAGGAAACATGAAGGAGCATTGGGAATCTTTACAGACGGTGCTGTTTCAAGGATGGAAATGTTCCAGCATGTTAGTAAGCTGTTGATGGGACAATGGAGATTTAATGAGAAAAAGCAGGCATAA
- a CDS encoding YtoQ family protein: protein MKFTVYLAGEIHTSWREELIDKAQALDLPLKFVGPMTDHERSDNIGEAVMGTQPSSIAKDEAASQINNLRTELLMKKSDLVIALFGEKYKQWNTAMDASAAISLQKPLILIRPENLHHPLKELSNKANVTVETVNQALKVLTYVLE from the coding sequence ATGAAATTTACTGTTTACCTTGCTGGTGAAATCCATACTAGTTGGAGAGAAGAGTTAATAGACAAAGCACAGGCACTGGATCTTCCGTTAAAATTCGTTGGACCAATGACAGACCACGAGCGCTCAGACAACATAGGAGAAGCGGTTATGGGTACGCAGCCAAGCTCTATTGCGAAGGACGAAGCAGCTTCTCAAATTAATAATCTTCGTACAGAACTCTTAATGAAAAAGTCTGATCTTGTCATTGCTTTATTTGGAGAAAAATATAAACAATGGAACACCGCAATGGACGCAAGTGCAGCTATCAGTCTTCAAAAGCCACTTATCTTAATTCGTCCGGAAAACCTTCATCATCCATTAAAAGAGTTATCCAATAAAGCAAATGTAACGGTTGAAACAGTCAATCAAGCCCTAAAAGTACTTACCTATGTATTAGAGTAG
- a CDS encoding thioredoxin family protein, whose amino-acid sequence MEKLQSLEQFNQLKSEKNVVFMFSADWCPDCRVIEPVLPEIMEKFNEYTFIYVDRDEFIDLCAELSVFGIPSFVGFKKGEEAGRFVSKDRKTQEEIEAFVASL is encoded by the coding sequence ATGGAAAAGCTACAATCCTTGGAGCAATTCAACCAATTAAAAAGTGAGAAAAATGTGGTGTTTATGTTTTCTGCGGACTGGTGTCCGGACTGCCGCGTCATTGAACCAGTTTTGCCTGAAATCATGGAGAAGTTTAATGAATATACGTTTATTTACGTGGATAGAGATGAATTTATTGATCTTTGTGCTGAATTGAGCGTATTTGGAATTCCGAGCTTTGTTGGTTTTAAAAAGGGAGAAGAAGCAGGCCGATTTGTGAGCAAAGACCGTAAAACGCAAGAAGAAATTGAAGCATTTGTTGCTTCGTTATAA
- a CDS encoding M42 family metallopeptidase, which translates to MNQETLTLFKTLTELQGAPGFEHDVRRFMRSELEKYSDEVVQDRLGGIFGVKKGDETGPTVMVAGHMDEVGFMVTSITENGMLRFQTLGGWWSQVLLAQRVQVMTDNGPVVGVIGSIPPHLLDEAKRAKPMDIKNMLIDIGADNKEDAINIGIKPGQQIVPICPFTPMANEKKILAKAWDNRYGCGLAVELLKDLQGETLPNILYSGATVQEEVGLRGAQTAANMIKPDIFFALDASPANDMTGDKKEFGHLGKGALLRIYDRSMVTHTGMRDFVLDTAESNSIPYQYFISQGGTDAGRVHTSNEGVPSAVVGICSRYIHTHASMVHVDDYAAARELIVKLVKSADQSTVDSIRSR; encoded by the coding sequence TTGAATCAGGAAACATTGACTTTATTTAAAACGTTAACGGAGCTGCAAGGTGCACCTGGATTTGAGCATGATGTTCGCCGATTTATGCGCAGTGAATTGGAAAAGTACTCGGATGAAGTGGTACAAGATCGTCTTGGCGGTATATTCGGAGTGAAAAAAGGCGACGAAACCGGCCCAACTGTCATGGTCGCAGGCCACATGGATGAAGTAGGCTTTATGGTCACTTCCATTACAGAAAACGGAATGTTAAGATTCCAAACGCTTGGAGGCTGGTGGAGCCAAGTCTTGCTTGCTCAACGTGTGCAAGTAATGACAGACAATGGTCCAGTTGTCGGAGTTATTGGATCGATTCCTCCGCATCTTTTGGATGAAGCGAAACGTGCCAAGCCAATGGACATTAAAAATATGCTAATTGATATCGGTGCCGACAATAAAGAGGACGCGATTAACATCGGTATCAAACCAGGCCAACAGATTGTTCCTATCTGTCCATTCACACCAATGGCAAATGAGAAGAAGATTCTGGCTAAAGCCTGGGATAACCGTTATGGCTGCGGACTTGCTGTTGAATTATTGAAAGATCTTCAAGGTGAGACCTTACCAAATATCCTTTACTCGGGAGCTACTGTTCAGGAAGAAGTAGGTTTACGTGGAGCACAGACGGCTGCGAACATGATCAAGCCTGATATCTTCTTTGCACTGGACGCTTCACCTGCAAACGATATGACTGGTGATAAAAAGGAATTCGGCCATTTAGGCAAAGGTGCATTATTGCGCATTTATGACCGTTCCATGGTGACACACACTGGTATGAGAGATTTCGTATTGGATACTGCAGAGTCTAACAGTATTCCTTACCAGTATTTTATTTCTCAAGGTGGCACAGACGCAGGTCGTGTTCACACCTCCAATGAGGGAGTACCTTCAGCGGTGGTGGGAATTTGTTCACGCTATATCCACACACATGCTTCCATGGTCCATGTGGATGATTATGCTGCAGCAAGAGAGCTTATTGTCAAACTAGTAAAATCTGCAGATCAATCCACAGTAGACTCAATCAGAAGCCGATAA
- a CDS encoding methyl-accepting chemotaxis protein — MKTIRGRVRFILLTAITGLIIVLLFNFFFYFTQSAEKEQEAALFEAVNGSKEIKFAFSDTRKNEQEFLRIPSDETSVAIKENLENIKQDASRLQQQFAEYEEIATRFEQIEAAATNYLTEFVPLEELYKEIGYTEFTGLQGEMNGNVRNLVINVRGANREELNATLMNLRLYEQQYLATKQEARYRDFMKSSETFKEQLAETDLPDSQKNGLLELYNPYVQAMTDLYNNYNSSYGFVRNFEEISNGVEQSVNEVEAAVTDLQSTIQAEANQKLQTIMLLTLIISVLLLVFLSTTGYFLNRKIASSIRSLKDGASKIGEGNFAYRVPITTKDEMADLAVTFNAMAEKVQVSLLKVMEATDKLQSSSQNLAAISEETTAQSTEVNEAIKQVAIGSSEQALHLDESTDILKRVKAAVEQANQLSIDIKTKADHARTMGEDGLTVVKDLYNSSEQFLELANHLTERVQQATKQSQQINSIVGTIQEIAENTDLLALNAAIESARAGEAGRGFAVVAQEVRKLAERSKHEALSIKKLVTEMGKQMGKLSDDALQFNEYRDLQQESVNQTKTSFEKIAGNVMEINHKVDDVQEAIVHVTESNKQLEEKLSEVHYISEEAAATSEQVSASSEHQIIAIEQVNEAAISLSDIANELQEEVSQFTVEDDNALFEEETDHVEEKLDSEELEEDTSTNYSDDEEDLKEKWIHEEAAASIEQTAATEEKENKQ, encoded by the coding sequence ATGAAAACTATTAGAGGTAGAGTTAGATTTATTTTATTGACTGCCATTACAGGACTGATCATTGTACTATTATTCAATTTCTTTTTCTACTTTACGCAATCTGCTGAAAAAGAGCAAGAAGCAGCGTTGTTTGAAGCGGTAAATGGAAGCAAAGAAATTAAGTTCGCTTTTTCAGATACTCGAAAGAATGAACAAGAGTTTTTAAGAATACCAAGTGACGAAACATCCGTTGCAATAAAAGAAAACTTGGAAAACATTAAGCAGGATGCATCCAGGTTGCAACAACAATTCGCAGAATATGAGGAAATTGCCACTCGATTTGAACAAATCGAAGCAGCAGCTACTAACTATTTGACCGAATTTGTACCACTAGAAGAATTATATAAAGAAATAGGTTATACAGAGTTTACAGGACTTCAAGGAGAAATGAACGGAAACGTTCGAAATTTGGTTATCAATGTGCGCGGTGCCAATCGGGAAGAATTAAATGCAACATTGATGAACCTTCGATTATATGAACAACAATACTTAGCCACAAAACAAGAAGCAAGATATAGAGATTTTATGAAAAGTTCCGAAACGTTCAAAGAGCAATTGGCTGAAACCGATTTGCCCGATTCACAAAAGAACGGACTTTTGGAGCTTTACAACCCATACGTTCAGGCTATGACAGATTTATACAATAACTACAATTCCTCTTACGGCTTCGTTAGGAATTTTGAAGAAATAAGTAATGGCGTGGAGCAAAGTGTGAATGAAGTAGAAGCTGCGGTAACAGATTTGCAGTCTACCATACAAGCAGAAGCAAATCAGAAATTGCAGACGATCATGTTGCTAACACTAATAATTAGCGTACTACTTTTGGTTTTCTTAAGCACCACTGGCTATTTCTTAAATAGAAAAATAGCCTCCTCTATTCGTTCGTTAAAGGATGGTGCATCAAAAATCGGAGAAGGCAATTTCGCCTACAGGGTACCTATCACAACGAAAGATGAAATGGCGGACTTAGCGGTAACCTTCAATGCAATGGCCGAAAAGGTGCAAGTTTCACTTTTAAAAGTGATGGAAGCGACAGATAAGCTGCAGTCCTCCTCACAAAACCTTGCCGCGATTTCAGAAGAGACGACTGCCCAATCCACAGAAGTGAACGAGGCCATAAAACAAGTGGCCATTGGTTCAAGTGAACAGGCACTTCATCTCGATGAAAGTACGGATATCCTGAAGCGAGTGAAAGCTGCAGTAGAACAGGCAAACCAATTGAGTATCGACATTAAGACAAAGGCCGATCATGCAAGAACAATGGGAGAAGATGGGCTAACAGTGGTAAAGGATTTATATAACTCTTCCGAACAATTCCTTGAACTTGCCAACCATCTAACAGAACGAGTGCAACAAGCTACAAAGCAGTCACAACAAATTAATTCCATCGTTGGCACCATCCAGGAAATTGCAGAAAACACGGACCTTCTTGCACTGAATGCTGCAATCGAATCTGCACGTGCAGGTGAAGCCGGCAGAGGTTTTGCAGTGGTGGCACAAGAGGTTAGAAAATTGGCTGAACGCTCCAAACATGAAGCATTGTCCATTAAAAAGTTAGTAACAGAAATGGGCAAGCAAATGGGCAAGCTTTCAGACGATGCACTACAATTCAATGAATACAGGGATCTCCAACAGGAATCCGTCAATCAAACGAAAACATCTTTTGAAAAAATTGCCGGAAATGTCATGGAGATAAACCATAAAGTAGATGATGTGCAGGAAGCAATTGTCCATGTAACAGAATCAAACAAACAGCTGGAAGAAAAATTATCAGAAGTACATTATATTTCCGAAGAGGCAGCCGCAACTTCCGAACAGGTAAGTGCTTCAAGCGAACACCAAATAATTGCAATCGAACAAGTCAACGAAGCAGCAATCTCCTTATCGGATATTGCCAATGAACTTCAAGAAGAAGTCAGTCAGTTTACTGTGGAAGATGATAACGCACTGTTTGAAGAAGAAACAGATCACGTCGAGGAAAAACTTGATTCGGAAGAGTTAGAAGAAGACACTTCAACCAATTATTCTGATGACGAAGAAGACCTAAAAGAAAAATGGATACACGAAGAAGCTGCAGCCTCAATCGAACAAACCGCAGCAACTGAGGAAAAAGAAAATAAACAATAA
- a CDS encoding PTS transporter subunit IIC — MRSFLHKKGVSLSPRVYFIDGLSFMALGLFSSLIIGLIIKTIGDQAGWTFFTDMGILAMSLMGPAIGAAVAYGLKAPPLVLFSALIAGAAGAQLGGPAGSFVAALLATEVGKMVSKETKVDILVTPFVTITTGFLVATFIGPPINAGMNSLGSLIMWATEQQPIVMGILVAVLMGWALTAPISSAAIALMLGLEGIAAGAATIGCAAQMVGFAVSSYRENKMAGLLALGIGTSMLQVPNVIRNPLIIIPPTIAGMIFAPLGTTIFQMTNVKEGAGMGTSGLVGQIMTFTAMGFSVSVLIKVVLLHILGPAVVSLAISEWMRKKAFIKEGDMKINIGG, encoded by the coding sequence ATGAGATCTTTTCTACATAAAAAAGGAGTATCACTATCGCCAAGGGTTTACTTTATTGATGGTCTGAGCTTTATGGCGCTCGGGCTGTTCTCCTCGCTGATCATCGGTCTGATTATCAAAACGATCGGGGATCAGGCAGGATGGACATTCTTCACAGACATGGGTATCTTGGCAATGAGTTTGATGGGCCCGGCGATAGGGGCAGCTGTAGCCTATGGTTTGAAGGCGCCTCCATTGGTGCTGTTTTCTGCCCTTATTGCAGGAGCTGCCGGTGCTCAATTAGGGGGACCTGCAGGAAGTTTCGTTGCAGCTTTATTGGCAACGGAAGTGGGGAAGATGGTTTCAAAAGAGACGAAAGTGGATATTTTAGTTACGCCATTTGTAACGATAACGACGGGATTCCTTGTTGCAACCTTTATTGGTCCTCCGATTAATGCTGGCATGAATTCACTAGGCTCTTTAATCATGTGGGCCACTGAACAGCAGCCAATAGTGATGGGGATTTTGGTAGCGGTTCTGATGGGGTGGGCTTTGACAGCACCTATATCAAGTGCGGCCATTGCTTTGATGTTGGGACTTGAAGGCATTGCAGCGGGGGCGGCAACCATTGGATGTGCAGCTCAAATGGTTGGATTTGCAGTAAGCAGTTATCGCGAAAATAAAATGGCAGGTCTGCTGGCGTTAGGAATAGGTACTTCCATGCTGCAAGTGCCAAATGTTATCAGAAATCCGCTGATCATCATCCCGCCTACCATTGCGGGTATGATATTTGCTCCACTCGGTACGACAATATTTCAAATGACAAATGTAAAAGAAGGGGCTGGGATGGGGACGAGCGGATTGGTTGGTCAGATTATGACTTTTACGGCTATGGGGTTCTCTGTGTCCGTTCTTATTAAAGTCGTGTTACTTCACATTTTAGGTCCTGCTGTGGTAAGTTTAGCAATATCTGAATGGATGAGAAAGAAAGCTTTCATTAAAGAAGGCGATATGAAAATAAATATTGGAGGGTGA